A window of Chitinophaga sp. MM2321 contains these coding sequences:
- a CDS encoding NADP-dependent isocitrate dehydrogenase — protein MSKIKVANPVVELDGDEMTRIIWKFIKDKLILPYLDVEIKYYDLGMEHRDATNDQVTIDAANAIREAGVGIKCATITPDEERVKEFKLKQMWKSPNGTIRNILDGTVFREPIVMQNVPRLVPNWTAPICIGRHAFGDQYRATDFVTKGKGKLTIKFEGENGEVIEHEVYNFQGDGVALAMYNTDESIKGFARACFNQALMKKWPLYLSTKNTILKKYDGRFKDIFEEIYQQEFKAEFQKSGLTYEHRLIDDMVASALKWHGNFVWACKNYDGDVQSDTVAQGFGSLGLMTSTLITPDGKTMEAEAAHGTVTRHYREHQAGKPTSTNPIASIFAWTRGLEFRGKLDNNQELINFCLALEQVCIEVVESGKMTKDLAVCIHGNKVEHGKHYLYTEEFLQELDSALKVKLGK, from the coding sequence ATGTCAAAAATTAAAGTAGCTAATCCGGTAGTAGAACTGGATGGAGACGAGATGACACGGATCATCTGGAAATTCATCAAGGATAAACTGATACTTCCATACCTCGACGTTGAAATTAAATATTATGATCTGGGCATGGAGCATCGTGATGCTACCAACGACCAGGTAACTATTGATGCTGCAAATGCTATCAGGGAAGCGGGTGTAGGTATTAAATGCGCCACCATCACACCGGATGAAGAACGTGTAAAAGAGTTCAAACTGAAACAAATGTGGAAATCACCAAACGGTACTATCCGTAATATCCTGGATGGTACTGTATTCCGTGAACCCATTGTAATGCAGAATGTACCCCGCCTGGTGCCAAACTGGACAGCTCCTATCTGTATAGGCCGTCACGCTTTCGGCGATCAGTACCGCGCTACTGATTTTGTAACGAAAGGTAAAGGCAAGCTCACCATTAAGTTTGAAGGTGAAAACGGTGAAGTGATAGAACATGAAGTATACAACTTCCAGGGTGATGGCGTAGCACTCGCTATGTACAATACCGACGAATCTATCAAAGGCTTTGCACGTGCATGTTTCAACCAGGCCCTGATGAAAAAATGGCCGCTGTACCTGAGCACCAAGAACACCATCCTGAAAAAATATGATGGTCGTTTTAAAGATATCTTTGAAGAAATATATCAACAGGAATTTAAAGCTGAATTTCAGAAAAGCGGCTTAACCTATGAGCATCGCCTCATCGATGACATGGTAGCCAGCGCCCTGAAATGGCATGGTAACTTTGTATGGGCCTGTAAGAACTACGATGGCGACGTACAATCTGATACCGTGGCACAAGGCTTCGGCTCTCTCGGTCTGATGACTTCTACCCTCATCACACCAGATGGTAAAACAATGGAAGCGGAAGCCGCACATGGTACCGTAACCCGTCACTACCGCGAGCATCAGGCTGGCAAGCCTACTTCCACCAATCCCATCGCTTCCATCTTTGCATGGACACGCGGCCTGGAATTCCGTGGTAAACTGGACAACAACCAGGAACTGATCAACTTCTGTCTCGCACTGGAGCAGGTTTGTATCGAAGTTGTTGAAAGTGGTAAAATGACCAAAGATCTCGCCGTTTGTATTCACGGCAATAAAGTAGAGCATGGTAAACACTACCTGTACACAGAAGAATTCCTCCAGGAACTGGATAGTGCGCTGAAAGTGAAGCTGGGTAAATAA
- the icd gene encoding NADP-dependent isocitrate dehydrogenase, protein MPAEKISMNNGLLQVPTHPIIPFIEGDGIGPDIWKASVRVFDAAVEKAYGGERKIEWKEVLAGEKAFQETGEWLPKITLDVLKEYLVSIKGPLSTPVGGGIRSLNVAMRQELDLYACVRPVRWFNKVPSPVKRPDKVDMVIFRENTEDIYAGIEYMTGTPEAEKLLNFLQNEMGVTKIRFPKTSSLGIKPVSIEGTERLVRAAIAYALEHKRTSVTLVHKGNIMKFTEGGFKNWGYALAEKEFSGYVYTWEHWEKTKKESGEETANRELKVALAEGKLLIKDVIADNFLQQILLAPQDYSVVATLNLNGDYISDALAAAVGGIGIAPGANINYVTGYAVFEATHGTAPRFANTNTMNPSSVILSGVMMLEYMGWKEAAEIIVHGLSTAIARKRVTIDFYNLMDDATLVKTSEFADEVIKQMQH, encoded by the coding sequence ATGCCGGCAGAAAAAATATCGATGAACAATGGCCTGTTACAGGTCCCTACACATCCAATCATACCATTTATAGAAGGCGACGGAATTGGTCCGGATATCTGGAAAGCCAGTGTTCGTGTATTCGATGCAGCCGTGGAAAAAGCCTATGGTGGTGAACGGAAAATTGAATGGAAAGAAGTACTGGCAGGTGAGAAAGCCTTCCAGGAAACCGGCGAATGGCTGCCAAAAATTACACTGGATGTTCTGAAGGAATACCTCGTGTCTATAAAAGGCCCCCTGTCTACCCCGGTAGGTGGCGGTATCCGCTCCCTCAACGTGGCCATGCGCCAGGAGCTGGATCTTTATGCTTGTGTAAGACCTGTGCGTTGGTTCAACAAAGTACCTTCGCCTGTTAAACGTCCGGATAAAGTGGACATGGTAATTTTCCGCGAAAACACGGAAGATATCTATGCCGGCATTGAATACATGACAGGTACCCCCGAAGCTGAAAAGCTGCTCAACTTCCTGCAAAATGAAATGGGTGTTACCAAGATCCGCTTCCCGAAAACATCTTCACTGGGTATCAAACCCGTATCCATAGAGGGTACTGAAAGACTGGTACGTGCGGCGATCGCCTATGCCCTGGAACACAAGCGTACGTCTGTTACGCTCGTTCACAAAGGCAACATCATGAAATTTACAGAAGGCGGTTTCAAAAACTGGGGCTATGCACTGGCAGAGAAAGAATTCAGTGGATACGTATACACCTGGGAACATTGGGAAAAAACCAAGAAGGAATCTGGCGAAGAAACGGCTAACAGAGAGCTGAAAGTAGCACTGGCAGAAGGTAAACTGCTGATCAAAGATGTGATCGCAGATAACTTCCTGCAACAGATACTACTGGCGCCACAGGACTACTCCGTAGTAGCTACGCTGAACCTGAACGGTGATTATATTTCTGATGCACTGGCAGCTGCGGTAGGTGGTATTGGTATTGCCCCCGGCGCCAACATCAACTACGTTACCGGCTATGCCGTATTCGAAGCCACCCATGGTACTGCACCGCGCTTTGCCAACACCAACACCATGAACCCCTCTTCCGTGATCCTGAGCGGTGTAATGATGCTGGAATATATGGGATGGAAAGAAGCCGCTGAAATCATTGTACATGGCCTGAGTACAGCTATCGCCCGCAAACGTGTTACCATCGACTTCTACAACCTGATGGATGATGCTACCCTGGTTAAAACCAGCGAGTTTGCAGACGAGGTGATCAAGCAAATGCAACACTAA
- a CDS encoding SGNH/GDSL hydrolase family protein, whose protein sequence is MMTPLRYLALGDSYTIGESVAGAESFPFQTVDLLRSKGYRMMPPDIVATTGWTTGELEQGIKAAQLTGTYDVVTLLIGVNDQYRGSPVNEYRLAFTVLLQKAVAFAGNNPSRVVVLSIPDWGVSPFAGNRDRKAIAAEIDDYNAANKAVAQSMQVPWLDITPYTREAARDPSLLAPDGLHPAGKAYARWAKDLALMLQQALQQEKK, encoded by the coding sequence ATGATGACACCCCTCCGTTATCTCGCACTGGGCGATAGTTATACCATTGGTGAAAGCGTTGCCGGTGCGGAAAGCTTTCCTTTTCAAACAGTGGATCTCTTGCGTAGTAAGGGTTACAGGATGATGCCCCCCGATATAGTAGCTACTACCGGCTGGACCACCGGTGAACTGGAACAGGGCATCAAAGCGGCGCAGCTTACCGGCACCTATGATGTGGTGACCTTGCTGATAGGCGTCAATGATCAGTATCGTGGCAGCCCTGTAAATGAGTACCGGCTTGCGTTTACCGTCCTGCTGCAAAAGGCGGTTGCCTTTGCTGGCAATAACCCTTCCAGGGTGGTGGTATTGTCCATTCCCGACTGGGGTGTGAGCCCTTTTGCCGGAAACCGCGACCGCAAAGCCATTGCGGCTGAAATAGATGATTACAACGCCGCTAATAAAGCCGTCGCACAAAGTATGCAGGTACCCTGGCTGGACATCACTCCTTATACCCGCGAGGCTGCCCGCGATCCATCCCTGCTGGCGCCGGACGGACTGCATCCCGCCGGAAAAGCATATGCCAGGTGGGCAAAGGATCTCGCTTTAATGTTGCAACAGGCGTTGCAGCAAGAAAAAAAATAA
- a CDS encoding FAD-binding oxidoreductase gives MESHIVKILSVTPVTHNVRRFTVEKPLGYTFVPGQATEVSLNKPGWAEERRPFTFTGLNDWDHLEFTIKIYDDHHSVTHELGQLQAGDTLILHDVWGAIHYKGEGVFIAGGAGVTPFIAIFRALQQQGELGSNQLIFSNKTSADIILKEEFEQMLGKNFINTLTQETVAGYDHHIVDEDYLKEKITNFKQHFYICGPDPMVQQLKEILTRLAGAADLVTIEI, from the coding sequence ATGGAAAGCCATATCGTAAAAATATTGTCTGTAACACCGGTTACGCATAATGTAAGAAGATTTACAGTGGAGAAACCACTGGGCTATACTTTTGTACCCGGACAAGCCACTGAAGTTTCTCTCAACAAACCCGGATGGGCGGAAGAACGCCGCCCCTTTACCTTTACAGGATTGAATGATTGGGACCACCTGGAATTTACTATTAAAATATATGATGACCACCATAGTGTAACCCATGAGCTGGGGCAGTTGCAGGCCGGTGATACACTGATCCTGCATGATGTATGGGGCGCCATCCACTACAAAGGCGAGGGCGTATTTATTGCAGGCGGCGCGGGTGTTACCCCCTTCATCGCTATCTTCAGGGCACTGCAACAACAGGGGGAACTGGGAAGTAATCAACTTATCTTCTCTAATAAAACTTCCGCTGATATCATCCTGAAAGAAGAATTTGAACAAATGCTGGGCAAAAACTTTATCAACACACTTACCCAGGAAACCGTTGCCGGTTATGACCATCATATCGTGGATGAAGATTATTTAAAAGAAAAGATCACCAACTTTAAACAACATTTTTATATCTGCGGTCCTGATCCAATGGTACAGCAGCTTAAGGAGATCCTTACCAGGCTGGCTGGTGCAGCGGATCTGGTGACCATCGAAATATAA
- a CDS encoding LiaF transmembrane domain-containing protein, protein MENEDIIAAKRKSRNMGGVILIIVGACLLLQRMDLDIPSWVFSWQTILIAVGILVGVKHNFRGGGWIAMILVGGIFLAGEILRWPYNTARFIWPVALIAVGLAIVLKKTLFEDSDYCKTGFRHKNFKENHYEGSVSDYRSTSEHDYINSSAIFSGINKIILSKDFKGGSVSSIFGGTDLNFMQADINGTVVLDVTAIFGGCEIVVPSNWTVNVDINTIMGGIEDKRPRELTISNSKDKILLLKGSCIFGGVEVKSYA, encoded by the coding sequence ATGGAAAACGAAGATATCATCGCAGCAAAAAGAAAGAGCCGGAACATGGGCGGCGTTATACTGATCATAGTGGGTGCGTGCCTGTTATTACAACGGATGGACCTGGATATTCCATCCTGGGTGTTTTCCTGGCAAACGATCCTGATTGCAGTGGGTATCCTGGTGGGGGTTAAACATAATTTCAGAGGTGGGGGCTGGATTGCCATGATCCTCGTAGGCGGTATCTTCCTGGCCGGGGAAATATTAAGATGGCCTTATAATACCGCCCGCTTTATATGGCCGGTAGCATTGATTGCGGTCGGTCTGGCGATTGTTTTGAAGAAAACATTATTCGAGGATAGCGATTATTGTAAAACAGGATTCAGGCATAAAAACTTTAAGGAGAATCATTATGAAGGATCAGTATCGGACTATAGATCAACATCAGAACACGACTATATCAATAGCTCAGCGATATTCAGCGGGATAAACAAAATCATTTTATCCAAGGACTTTAAAGGCGGCAGTGTATCCTCTATTTTCGGTGGTACAGATCTGAACTTCATGCAGGCGGATATTAACGGTACCGTAGTACTGGATGTAACGGCGATCTTTGGCGGATGCGAAATTGTAGTGCCTTCCAACTGGACCGTGAATGTAGATATCAACACCATCATGGGTGGCATTGAGGATAAACGTCCCCGTGAATTGACTATATCAAACAGCAAAGACAAAATACTCCTGTTGAAAGGCTCCTGTATTTTTGGTGGGGTAGAAGTTAAAAGCTACGCCTGA
- a CDS encoding DUF4288 domain-containing protein, with protein MHWFVAKVVYQIICGNGSHTPQFDEQLRLISAVTKKDACDKAREIGLQEQYAFKNQQQELVQWKFINVPEVYTLDQLTDGMELYSRIEEPGDPNSYIAWLQMKSAQLQGQQYFELNV; from the coding sequence ATGCATTGGTTTGTTGCTAAAGTAGTTTACCAGATCATCTGCGGAAACGGCAGTCACACTCCGCAATTTGACGAACAATTAAGGCTGATCAGCGCCGTTACTAAAAAGGATGCCTGCGACAAGGCCCGCGAAATAGGGTTACAGGAACAGTATGCATTCAAAAATCAACAACAGGAACTGGTACAATGGAAATTCATCAACGTACCGGAAGTATATACACTCGATCAGCTGACCGATGGAATGGAATTATATTCCCGTATAGAAGAACCCGGAGATCCGAATTCCTATATTGCCTGGCTGCAAATGAAATCAGCTCAGTTACAGGGACAGCAATATTTTGAGTTGAACGTATAA
- a CDS encoding histidine kinase yields MAKQLYTGNTWWGFIISFLFWLLLYGGLLYYWFDFSLWQAFTDSTVHVILLGAASIVISRNLAYYRPAGGMNKVLYVTVVSLVMAALWVFFSHWLLVRSFDTDSVYINWLNNAVPTHFIVGCMMIAGIGLRSQLWYDEEEQQDARKRKDDTERIVREAELYKLRQQLQPHFLFNSLNSINALIMLRPQEAREMVLKLSDFLRGSLKREDDHWISLPEELMYLQLYLDIEKVRFGHRLSTDVIRDEASEKMQIPPMLLQPVVENAIKFGLYDTIGDITITIQAWVQEGMLYIQVQNPFDNELQQPNKGTGFGLSSIKRRLYLLFARQDLLETAVHEHIFTTLIKVPQTHDKSSNN; encoded by the coding sequence TTGGCAAAACAATTATATACCGGCAATACCTGGTGGGGCTTCATTATCTCTTTTCTCTTTTGGTTGCTCTTATACGGAGGATTGCTCTACTACTGGTTTGATTTTTCATTATGGCAGGCATTTACTGACAGCACCGTGCATGTAATATTGCTGGGTGCTGCCAGTATTGTTATTAGCCGGAACCTGGCCTATTACCGCCCTGCCGGCGGTATGAACAAGGTGTTGTATGTAACGGTGGTGAGTCTTGTGATGGCTGCTTTATGGGTTTTCTTCAGCCACTGGCTGCTGGTCAGGTCATTTGATACGGACTCCGTATATATCAACTGGCTGAATAATGCCGTTCCGACCCACTTCATTGTTGGCTGCATGATGATAGCCGGTATCGGCCTGAGAAGCCAGTTATGGTATGATGAAGAAGAACAGCAGGATGCCAGGAAAAGAAAGGATGATACAGAAAGGATTGTGCGGGAAGCGGAGTTGTATAAGCTGCGGCAGCAATTGCAACCGCATTTCCTGTTCAACAGCCTGAACTCTATCAATGCCCTCATTATGCTGCGTCCGCAGGAGGCCCGGGAAATGGTGTTGAAGCTCTCCGATTTTCTGCGTGGCTCCCTCAAACGGGAAGATGATCACTGGATTTCGCTACCGGAAGAACTGATGTACCTGCAACTTTACCTGGATATCGAGAAGGTGCGTTTTGGTCATCGTTTATCCACCGACGTTATACGCGATGAGGCATCAGAGAAAATGCAGATACCACCGATGCTGTTGCAGCCTGTAGTGGAAAATGCCATTAAGTTTGGCCTGTATGATACAATAGGCGATATTACTATTACCATCCAAGCCTGGGTACAGGAAGGGATGTTATATATACAAGTGCAGAATCCGTTTGATAACGAACTGCAGCAACCCAATAAGGGAACGGGCTTTGGCCTGAGTTCTATCAAGCGCCGGCTTTACCTGTTGTTTGCCCGGCAGGACCTGTTGGAAACAGCGGTCCATGAGCATATTTTTACAACACTGATTAAAGTACCACAAACCCATGATAAAAGCAGTAATAATTGA
- a CDS encoding LytTR family transcriptional regulator DNA-binding domain-containing protein: MIKAVIIDDEPLAREVVKEFLVNFPQIALMQECNDGFEGLKAIQQHQPDIIFLDIQMPKITGFEMLELVEPMPAVIFTTAFEEHALRAFEVHAVDYLLKPFSRERFDKAVQKWLDQHTTNSTNTEALLETAAATPQQSNRVVIKINGKIKIIPVQDIHYLEAADDYVKIFTQEGNFLKNKTMSFFEKTLDPQQFTRVHRSYMLNVNQVTRIDPYEKENHLAILRSGAKVLVSKTGYPRLKLALGL; encoded by the coding sequence ATGATAAAAGCAGTAATAATTGACGATGAACCATTGGCCCGTGAAGTGGTGAAAGAGTTTCTGGTTAACTTTCCGCAGATAGCACTCATGCAGGAATGTAATGATGGATTTGAAGGATTAAAAGCTATTCAGCAACATCAGCCGGATATTATTTTCCTGGATATACAGATGCCCAAGATCACCGGTTTTGAAATGCTGGAACTGGTAGAACCCATGCCGGCAGTGATCTTTACTACAGCATTTGAAGAGCATGCCCTGCGCGCATTTGAAGTGCATGCAGTAGATTACCTGCTGAAACCTTTCTCCCGGGAGCGTTTTGATAAAGCCGTGCAGAAGTGGCTGGACCAGCATACTACCAATAGCACAAACACAGAAGCTTTGCTGGAAACGGCTGCAGCTACACCACAACAAAGCAACCGCGTAGTTATTAAGATCAATGGAAAAATAAAAATCATCCCCGTACAGGATATTCACTACCTGGAAGCAGCAGATGATTATGTAAAGATATTTACCCAGGAAGGCAATTTTCTGAAGAACAAAACGATGTCGTTTTTTGAGAAAACCCTCGACCCGCAACAGTTTACACGGGTACACCGGTCTTATATGCTCAATGTAAACCAGGTAACCCGTATTGATCCTTATGAAAAGGAGAACCACCTCGCTATTCTGCGCAGCGGCGCTAAAGTGCTGGTGAGTAAAACAGGATATCCAAGGCTGAAACTTGCACTGGGCCTTTGA
- a CDS encoding thioesterase, FlK family, translating into MRPLFQPGDTRHFSRIVRQEDCASFDSGLVHPVYATFALARDAEWCCRLFVLEMKEEDEEGIGTRLTIEHSSPAPLGSQVDFTATIVVVQQHEISCSYEARVGEKIIATGIQVQKILKKTRINGLLD; encoded by the coding sequence ATGCGCCCTCTCTTTCAACCCGGTGATACCCGGCATTTCTCGCGCATTGTGCGCCAGGAAGACTGCGCCTCCTTCGACAGCGGACTTGTACACCCGGTATATGCCACCTTCGCACTGGCCCGTGATGCGGAATGGTGCTGCCGTTTGTTTGTACTGGAAATGAAAGAAGAGGATGAAGAGGGAATAGGCACCCGGCTCACCATTGAACACAGCTCCCCCGCCCCATTGGGCAGCCAGGTGGATTTTACAGCTACCATAGTAGTTGTGCAGCAACATGAAATCAGCTGCAGTTATGAAGCACGCGTAGGTGAAAAAATAATAGCCACCGGTATACAGGTGCAGAAAATATTAAAGAAGACCAGGATTAATGGATTATTGGATTAA
- a CDS encoding Nramp family divalent metal transporter, whose amino-acid sequence MDSSHSKSLSEVHQSIDTNGKSKWKKLFAFFGPAYLVSVGYMDPGNWATDLAGGSQYGYKLLWVLLMSNLMALLLQSLSARLGIVRGRDLAQANRETYPRGVNFILYILAEIAIAATDLAEVLGMAIGIQLLTGLPLVWGVSLTVLDTFILLLLQRYGIRKMEAFIIALVAVVGISFLIQLVMANPPMNEVVMGLIPGIPDNTALYIAIGIIGATVMPHNLYLHSALVQTRKIKRDDAGIKQAIKLNFIDSTIALNLAFLVNAAILILAATVFFKTGRTDIAEIQDAYQLLEQLLSSKLAPILFAVALIAAGQSSTVTGTLAGQIVMEGYLHLRINPWLRRLLTRLLAIVPALLTILIAGDNKVGELLVFSQVLLSMQLGFAVIPLIHFVSDKNTMGKYAIKPLTKVLSWAIAALLVYLNMRMVYTEAISYISGNSNIFVDGIIIAAGIGFIALLFITIIYPLRSRYRQEASGGIHAPQFTLGELEKPEYKRIAMALEFSKKDEQIIANAIAHGNAHTEYVLIHIVESASAKYFGKESDDFETRKDQEQLDTYINLLRTRGITATGLLGFRHRAKEIARIVKEEKADFLVLGGHGHKGIKDWIYGETANQVRHSVKVPVLVVQ is encoded by the coding sequence ATGGATTCCAGTCATTCAAAATCCCTTAGCGAAGTACATCAGAGTATAGATACCAACGGTAAATCAAAGTGGAAAAAGCTATTCGCCTTTTTTGGCCCTGCCTATCTCGTCAGCGTGGGTTATATGGACCCCGGCAACTGGGCTACTGATCTGGCCGGCGGTAGCCAGTACGGCTACAAGCTGTTGTGGGTGCTGCTCATGAGTAATCTCATGGCCTTATTATTACAAAGTCTGAGTGCCCGCCTGGGCATCGTTCGCGGTCGTGATCTGGCGCAGGCCAACCGGGAAACTTACCCCCGCGGCGTAAACTTCATCCTTTATATCCTGGCAGAAATCGCTATTGCAGCCACCGACCTCGCAGAGGTACTCGGTATGGCCATCGGGATTCAGCTGCTGACAGGATTACCACTCGTATGGGGCGTATCACTCACCGTACTGGACACCTTTATCCTGTTGCTATTGCAGCGTTATGGCATCCGCAAAATGGAGGCGTTTATCATTGCTCTCGTAGCTGTAGTGGGCATCTCTTTCCTGATTCAGCTCGTGATGGCAAATCCGCCCATGAATGAAGTAGTGATGGGGCTGATCCCCGGCATCCCGGACAATACAGCCCTGTACATCGCCATCGGAATCATTGGTGCTACTGTTATGCCACATAACCTTTACCTGCACTCCGCACTGGTACAAACACGCAAAATAAAAAGAGATGATGCTGGTATCAAACAAGCCATAAAGCTCAATTTCATTGACAGTACCATCGCCCTCAACCTCGCCTTCCTGGTCAATGCGGCCATCCTGATACTGGCGGCAACGGTGTTCTTTAAAACCGGCCGTACGGATATTGCAGAAATCCAGGACGCCTATCAACTGCTGGAACAGTTACTCAGCAGTAAACTGGCGCCTATCCTGTTTGCCGTAGCACTTATTGCAGCGGGGCAAAGCTCTACAGTAACGGGTACCCTCGCGGGACAAATAGTGATGGAAGGCTACCTGCACCTGCGCATCAACCCATGGCTGCGGCGGCTGCTCACCCGCCTGCTGGCCATTGTACCGGCATTGCTCACCATCCTCATCGCAGGGGATAATAAGGTAGGTGAATTGCTCGTATTCAGCCAGGTTCTACTGAGCATGCAGCTGGGCTTCGCCGTTATTCCCCTGATCCATTTTGTAAGCGATAAAAATACGATGGGCAAATATGCCATCAAACCCCTGACAAAAGTACTCAGTTGGGCTATTGCAGCGTTATTGGTGTATCTTAATATGCGTATGGTATATACAGAAGCGATCAGCTATATATCCGGCAACAGCAATATTTTTGTAGATGGAATTATTATCGCCGCAGGCATAGGCTTTATTGCACTCCTGTTCATCACGATCATCTACCCGCTGCGCAGCCGCTACCGGCAGGAAGCTTCCGGCGGTATCCACGCGCCACAGTTCACGCTGGGGGAACTGGAAAAACCGGAATACAAACGTATCGCCATGGCACTGGAATTCAGTAAAAAAGATGAACAGATCATCGCCAATGCCATTGCTCACGGTAACGCACATACGGAGTATGTTTTAATACATATCGTGGAAAGTGCTTCTGCCAAATATTTCGGCAAAGAATCTGATGACTTCGAAACGCGAAAAGACCAGGAACAACTGGATACCTATATCAACTTGTTAAGAACCCGTGGCATCACTGCCACAGGACTGCTGGGCTTCCGTCATCGCGCCAAAGAAATTGCACGCATCGTAAAAGAAGAAAAAGCCGACTTCCTCGTACTCGGAGGTCATGGACATAAAGGAATCAAGGACTGGATCTACGGAGAAACAGCCAACCAGGTAAGACATTCTGTAAAAGTACCGGTACTGGTTGTGCAGTAG
- a CDS encoding metal-dependent transcriptional regulator, producing MNLSIAEENYVKSIYKLQEGESVVTTNALAYELDTKPASITDMAKKLKEKKLIDYEKYKGITLSAEGRKAALQIVRRHRLWECFLVDKLRFSWEEVHELAEELEHVRSEKLTNRLSEYLGNPVIDPHGDPIPDAHGKLAKPRPQTSLDQANAKRLVVTAVTDQSVALLAFLNAKGIKLGTQLEIVAHYEYDNSIEIIIKHQPAITISEQVAKNIMVRPV from the coding sequence ATGAACTTATCAATCGCAGAAGAGAATTATGTGAAGTCCATTTATAAGTTACAGGAAGGAGAATCTGTGGTAACTACAAATGCACTGGCATATGAACTGGACACTAAACCAGCCTCTATTACGGATATGGCCAAGAAGCTGAAAGAAAAGAAGCTGATAGATTATGAGAAATACAAGGGCATCACTTTATCTGCAGAAGGTAGAAAAGCGGCTTTACAGATTGTGCGCCGCCACCGGCTATGGGAGTGCTTTCTTGTAGACAAGCTCCGGTTCAGCTGGGAAGAAGTGCATGAGCTGGCGGAAGAGCTGGAACATGTGCGCAGTGAAAAACTCACTAACCGCCTGAGCGAATACCTTGGCAACCCGGTGATTGACCCCCATGGCGACCCCATCCCCGATGCACATGGCAAACTGGCCAAACCAAGACCCCAGACATCCCTGGATCAGGCCAATGCAAAAAGACTGGTTGTTACAGCGGTAACTGATCAATCCGTAGCCCTCCTGGCCTTTCTCAACGCAAAAGGCATCAAACTCGGCACCCAATTGGAAATTGTAGCCCACTACGAATATGATAACTCAATCGAGATCATTATAAAACATCAGCCTGCTATTACCATCAGCGAACAGGTTGCTAAAAATATCATGGTAAGACCCGTTTAA